The Pedobacter mucosus genome window below encodes:
- a CDS encoding ALQxL family class IV lanthipeptide, with amino-acid sequence MSFDVNALEMLSSSFTKDLPSTHKI; translated from the coding sequence ATGAGTTTTGATGTCAATGCTTTAGAAATGTTGTCATCCAGTTTTACGAAGGATCTACCTTCTACGCACAAAATATAG
- a CDS encoding response regulator has protein sequence MTDFNRRILILDDDEVTLKMLEILFCKNGYHVKCISDPLSLLKTIPEFKPEILLLDIHLGNYDGREMCQTIKNSESLKHIPILLMSTDIALNSMDGYSHLPEELVNKPFDKEELLNQVFDYIYN, from the coding sequence ATGACTGATTTTAACAGAAGGATACTCATTTTAGACGATGATGAAGTAACCCTTAAGATGCTTGAAATTCTTTTCTGCAAAAATGGATACCATGTTAAATGCATAAGCGATCCGCTTAGTCTTTTGAAAACAATACCTGAATTTAAACCTGAAATATTATTGCTTGACATTCATTTGGGAAACTATGACGGTCGTGAAATGTGTCAGACAATAAAAAATTCAGAATCACTAAAACATATCCCAATTTTATTAATGTCAACTGATATAGCCTTAAATAGCATGGATGGGTATTCTCATCTACCTGAAGAACTTGTTAATAAGCCATTCGATAAGGAAGAGCTATTAAATCAGGTCTTCGATTATATCTATAATTAA
- a CDS encoding DNA-binding protein: MKKIDKLFDLVFDIYTLLKNAKELSSFEKEVAKFEEQMTRQQVKDYLKISESTYKRKVKDGTLNPIKMPGGDRFYKSELIFAFCESKNRGRI, from the coding sequence ATGAAAAAGATCGATAAACTTTTTGACCTTGTATTTGACATTTATACTTTGCTAAAGAACGCGAAAGAACTCAGTTCCTTTGAAAAGGAAGTAGCTAAATTCGAAGAACAAATGACCCGTCAGCAGGTAAAAGATTACTTGAAAATTAGTGAAAGCACTTACAAACGTAAAGTTAAGGATGGCACGTTAAATCCAATTAAAATGCCAGGAGGAGATCGCTTTTATAAAAGCGAATTGATATTCGCCTTTTGCGAAAGCAAGAACAGAGGTAGAATTTAG
- a CDS encoding virulence RhuM family protein, translated as MDNEKFIKYQYLSDGIDINLKIGFNTIWLNYQQVIDVFQINEAKFTIYLLNIFSTKELFRNTAIRIINAVEHYNLDLLFAIGYRVNALRSTEFLLTADSILKAQLLQIV; from the coding sequence ATGGATAACGAAAAATTTATTAAATACCAATATTTAAGTGACGGTATAGATATTAACTTAAAAATTGGTTTTAACACCATCTGGTTAAATTATCAGCAGGTGATTGATGTGTTTCAAATTAATGAAGCAAAATTCACTATTTATTTACTAAATATTTTTAGCACAAAAGAATTATTTCGAAATACAGCAATTCGAATTATTAATGCTGTTGAACACTATAATTTAGACCTGCTCTTCGCTATAGGTTATAGAGTTAATGCTTTAAGGAGTACAGAATTTTTACTTACGGCAGATAGCATACTAAAAGCGCAATTACTGCAAATAGTATAA
- a CDS encoding DUF6266 family protein — translation MGIIKNGANGGFSGKAGSVIGSNWNNISYIKGLYKKNNKPATLKQLEQRLRFATVVNYLSPIKDVLNLGYKGQTGNRVTGFNMGVQYALLNAVNGVYPSFAVDRSLIQISKGTLSKPSDIVLTSTVPAQLTIDWSTNGNTLNAFADDNLFAVSYNSQQDFFSISTNFSERGLGTGILSLPANFSGQEVEVYLFYSNRDNTRRSVSTYAGPVIIA, via the coding sequence ATGGGAATCATTAAAAACGGAGCCAATGGAGGCTTCTCCGGCAAAGCCGGAAGTGTTATCGGTAGCAATTGGAATAACATCAGCTACATTAAAGGCTTGTATAAGAAAAACAATAAGCCGGCAACTTTAAAGCAACTAGAGCAACGGTTACGCTTTGCAACGGTAGTTAATTATTTATCACCAATAAAAGATGTACTGAATTTAGGGTATAAAGGACAAACGGGTAATCGAGTAACCGGTTTTAATATGGGCGTACAGTATGCCTTACTTAATGCAGTTAACGGCGTTTATCCAAGCTTTGCAGTTGATCGAAGCCTGATTCAAATCAGTAAAGGAACCCTTTCAAAGCCAAGCGATATTGTATTAACCTCAACTGTTCCAGCGCAGCTTACTATTGATTGGTCTACCAATGGGAACACCTTAAATGCTTTTGCTGATGATAATTTATTTGCAGTAAGTTACAATAGTCAACAGGATTTCTTTAGCATATCAACCAACTTTAGTGAGAGGGGATTAGGCACAGGTATATTAAGTCTGCCTGCGAATTTCTCAGGCCAGGAAGTTGAAGTTTACCTTTTTTACAGTAACCGTGATAACACCAGGCGCTCCGTAAGTACCTATGCTGGTCCAGTAATAATCGCTTAA
- a CDS encoding capsule assembly Wzi family protein, translating into MRILYYTILFVLFNVCAFSQTLPVGLLENVEDAYRRQQLLGKDTSKSSYMIRPMFMSDRNNLALDTDSTNYSLNNFRKLLFSNAKYKAVVYALPVVWQQQINTHHPYGINDGSMIQANGYQTQFSTGIFAKVGPLSIQLRPELVLAQNKNFTTLQESNTTSEFKNADFIFQNYIDNPERYGKGSYQKLTWGQSSIRLTFDPISLGLSNENLWWGPGIHNSLLMTNNASGFKHVTLNTTRPVNIYIGTIEAQIVGGRLDRSGIGIDGSNEFISTVDKPNDWRYFSGIAFTYQPKWVPGLFLGFDRSFIMYHGNMGKTLGDYLPFLSAVEKAGADPDASVIEDNKERDQYISVFARYVLPESKAEVYFQYGKNDHAYNGRDLFTKIGHTRAYVAGFRKLIPLNRTNEYIQLGLEVTQMEKPPVENVKMYGPLAWYVHGQVFDGYTQLGQVLGAGIGPGSNVQTLDVSWVKGLKRIGLSFERLDHNNDLYFVSQSTDTRRHWVDLAIKSRFSWNFKHLILNSEMTYIHSFNYHYGLIQAPDAFAWDWDHQDAQNLHLKVGLMYQF; encoded by the coding sequence ATGAGGATACTGTACTATACAATCCTATTTGTTTTATTTAATGTTTGTGCATTTTCTCAGACACTACCTGTTGGTTTACTCGAAAACGTAGAAGATGCCTACAGAAGGCAGCAGCTTTTAGGTAAAGACACTTCCAAAAGCTCTTATATGATTAGACCGATGTTTATGTCTGATCGTAATAATTTGGCACTTGATACTGATAGTACAAATTACTCTTTAAATAATTTCCGAAAATTATTATTTAGCAATGCAAAGTATAAAGCAGTGGTTTATGCTTTGCCTGTAGTTTGGCAGCAACAGATAAACACGCATCATCCCTATGGGATAAATGATGGCTCTATGATTCAGGCAAATGGTTATCAAACACAATTCTCTACAGGCATCTTTGCTAAAGTAGGGCCTTTAAGCATTCAATTAAGGCCGGAGTTGGTGCTTGCACAGAATAAAAATTTTACCACATTACAAGAGAGTAACACTACTTCCGAGTTTAAAAACGCAGATTTTATTTTTCAAAACTATATTGACAACCCGGAGCGATATGGTAAAGGCAGTTATCAAAAATTAACCTGGGGGCAAAGTAGCATTCGCTTAACCTTTGATCCAATTTCTTTAGGCTTATCCAATGAAAATTTATGGTGGGGACCAGGCATCCATAATTCATTATTAATGACAAATAACGCTTCAGGTTTTAAACATGTTACTTTAAATACAACTAGGCCTGTAAATATTTATATTGGTACGATTGAAGCACAAATTGTTGGTGGAAGGTTGGATCGGTCTGGCATTGGAATTGATGGTTCGAATGAATTTATATCGACTGTTGATAAGCCTAACGACTGGCGTTATTTTTCAGGAATAGCTTTTACTTATCAACCAAAATGGGTGCCAGGCCTATTCCTTGGTTTTGATCGCTCTTTTATTATGTATCATGGAAACATGGGAAAGACTCTCGGCGATTATCTACCTTTTTTATCTGCTGTAGAAAAGGCAGGTGCTGATCCAGATGCATCTGTCATTGAAGATAATAAAGAAAGAGACCAATATATTTCAGTTTTTGCCCGATATGTTTTACCAGAGAGTAAAGCAGAAGTTTACTTTCAATATGGAAAAAATGACCATGCCTATAACGGTAGGGATTTATTTACTAAAATTGGCCATACTAGGGCTTATGTAGCTGGTTTTAGAAAGCTTATTCCCCTAAATAGGACAAATGAATACATTCAGCTCGGCCTTGAAGTAACACAAATGGAAAAACCACCTGTTGAAAATGTTAAAATGTATGGCCCGCTAGCATGGTATGTACATGGACAGGTTTTTGATGGCTATACGCAATTGGGACAGGTTTTAGGTGCAGGTATTGGTCCTGGAAGCAATGTTCAAACTTTAGATGTCAGCTGGGTGAAAGGGTTAAAAAGAATTGGTTTAAGTTTTGAAAGGTTAGATCATAATAATGATCTTTATTTTGTTAGCCAATCTACAGATACAAGAAGACATTGGGTTGATCTTGCTATAAAGAGTCGTTTTAGCTGGAATTTTAAACATCTGATTCTAAATAGTGAAATGACCTATATTCATTCTTTCAATTATCATTATGGCCTGATTCAAGCACCAGATGCATTTGCGTGGGATTGGGATCATCAAGATGCTCAAAACTTACACTTAAAAGTTGGCCTTATGTATCAGTTTTAA
- a CDS encoding peptidoglycan-binding protein, which translates to MATIRILLGIICLVGIGRSWNVGSRNLNYVSCKIGLHDHLFSNEAQDLAILKVLNLAKAEIGVRELTGKNDGERVEAYLNYVNVKKGQPWCAAFVSWVFWKAGFAKPKTAWSPGLFPSRRLAYIGKAGFVFGIYFSNLKRIAHCGFVVKINGSWLQTIEGNTNAEGSREGNGVYRKRRHVNTIRYYADWIGKDIKP; encoded by the coding sequence ATGGCAACAATTAGGATTTTACTGGGCATCATTTGCCTTGTTGGTATTGGCAGGAGTTGGAACGTTGGCAGCCGTAATTTAAATTACGTTTCTTGTAAAATTGGCCTTCATGACCACCTTTTCAGTAATGAAGCGCAAGATCTAGCAATTTTAAAGGTATTGAATCTTGCTAAAGCTGAAATTGGTGTACGAGAACTGACAGGCAAAAATGATGGTGAAAGGGTAGAAGCTTATCTTAATTATGTAAATGTTAAAAAAGGTCAACCTTGGTGTGCTGCATTCGTAAGCTGGGTGTTTTGGAAAGCTGGCTTTGCAAAGCCGAAAACAGCCTGGAGCCCAGGTTTGTTCCCTTCACGGCGTTTGGCCTATATCGGAAAAGCCGGATTTGTATTTGGAATCTATTTTTCCAACCTGAAAAGAATAGCACATTGCGGTTTTGTAGTAAAGATTAATGGGTCATGGTTGCAAACCATAGAAGGCAATACTAATGCTGAAGGCAGTAGAGAAGGAAATGGTGTATACCGAAAGCGAAGGCATGTAAATACCATTCGTTATTATGCAGATTGGATTGGAAAGGATATAAAGCCATGA